The window TAGCGAGTATGCGAGTATTTTTATGatcaattttgattagttAATTTTCCCTTCTCCATGTTCTGAAGTTgggggattttttttttcaatggttGAATTGCTTCTACTTTCTAGGGCAAGTGATAAATGTCAAAGAGAGAAACGGAAGACGATTAATGGTGATGATTTACTTTGGGCCATGGCCACTCTTGGATTTGAGGATTATATTGATCCACTTAAAACCTACTTGACGAAATACAGAGAGGTAGTCATTCGGCTAATTACAGTGTTTTAACTCTTATGAAGATATTGTTCATTATCCACTTTTCACGATCCGGTTGATGGTTTTAACAGGGGGCGGCCTTGCATCTAGTCTTGTTAACTTTTTTTGGGACTCTTTGATAACGTTTTGGTTTCTGGTTTCTGGTGTCgggtttttgaaatttatgcttgttttctcattatttctttatgaaaggcgaaaaatgtttgaattcttattcaaaatccaaaatcgGAAGCAAGTTTTaggaaactaaaaaaaaattcttatttttaagatttagctaagaattcaaacttttccgaaactaaaatgaaaatcatagTAAAGATAGAATGGAAAAACAAGCACACTTTTTAAGAACCATAAACCATAAACTAAATGGTTATCAATGGAggtttatttgtttctttttggtgGTTAATTTTACTGCTTTTCGTTGTGTTCTTCAACTGATGGGCGGATGCTAtggttttgcatttttttgCCTGCTGGTTGGAACTTGGGACGTTTTAGACGGAGGTAAGATAAGTTTTCCTATACTGTCTCTGTGAATTGTCAACATCATGTATGAAATTAGGAGGTTTTTATGtagtttttgtgttttcttaCAGGGTGACACTAAGGGGTCTGCTAAAGGTGGTGATGGGTCAGCTAAGAAAGAAGCTCATCCAACCCCTATTCCTCAGGTCCATTATATGagtatgatatttttttctcactgAGCTGGATTTTTTGGTGTTTTCTTCTgaccttctcttttttcaaattctatagATGGCTCATCAAGGGTCGTTTTCCCAAGGAGTTAATTATGCAAGTTCTCAagtactctctctctctctctctctctctctctctctctctctctcccacaCTCAAATAAAAATCTGCATATACGTTCACAATGTCTTCTGAAGAAGTAAAGAAGCAGTTTGGGTGTCCTCAGGGTGTCTATgagagtgattttaaaatgattaaaatcattttggtCATGTTCAGAATCAATCCAAAACATGCATTTggtcattcaaaatcaattttgatggtatgaaaatcatttttaaaagtgtatAGCCAAgtattaaaatgattttgaatggTTTTAACTATGATAAAATGATTTGCAGCTGTTTTAGAATCATTTACAAACATGACATGTTCTTTGGATGACTTTGCAACAACTCTTGGATTGTTTAGCTAATTACTTACTTTGTCAAAACTCATACGGTTTTTGGTCGTACAACCAAATGCTGCCttgataattctaaaattacttaaaacaattatttttggaGAAGCACTTTCTAAGAGTGCTTGTCCATCTAATTGAAAGTCATTTTACTCATATGTCATGAAGTGATGCAAATGTGCTTGGTAGTCTTCCCATTACTTGTTCATCTAATTGTAGAAGTATGTGTTTGGAACTTGATCTATTTTTCGGTTGTGGCCAGAGGTCTTTTGTGAGAATTTGCTagaattcatattttaataattggTGGGTAGAGTCGAGAACTTTTCTTGGGGGCTTGAAGTTACAAGTTGATTTCATTTGTTATCCATTTCTTTGGACGATGTTCATTATTTATCCAGCACTCTTCTATGTTGAATCTACTTGTAAAGTAACTTCTTCATTTAAGTTGTTCTCCCCCTTCATGGAGTGATTTAAGTTGTCTTTTGTTTTCCCCTTCTTTTAGCAACTTCTTTCGTTCAAGCGTATTTGTttcgttttattttgtttatatcttCATGCTTGTTGAAGTTATTCCTCGGGGAAAACATTTGCTTCTTATATTACCCGGGGTTTGTTTTAGAGCTCTCGTATCAAATTCTTGgttgaaatatatgaaaaatcaGAAAACAAGTTTGAACATTTCGAGGAGATGGCTTATAGCAGTAAAAGGTTATTTCCCTTTTAGCCATGGTGAAAGGGCAGTATATTGgtatttatatctttttaagTTACCTAGAAAATGAGTAAGTAACCTTTTTCAGCTTCTTTGTATTGGGATCATCTCCCTTTGTGTAAAAATGGGCAAAAGTAGTAAACCTAGAAGCTACTTTGATCATGCAACCTCCCATCCATATTAATAAATACCCATTTATCCAATGAGTTATCTaaagcaaatgaaaatgtCGTAGTGCCAAATGGTTGTTCTGTGCAAATAGTTAAGATATAAAATAGCATGAGTAGGAATAACTAATAAGGGCTTGTTTGGAAGTACAATAGTTTCAAGTAATGTCCTGGAAAGAAATATTTCTATCTGAACACTTgcaaagaaaattttacttctttctctctattgTTTAATACCATCTGTCCTTTTGTTTGCAGTCACAAGCCCAGCATCTGATGGTCCCTATGCAAGGTACTGACTGAAATTGCCTCAAATCGACCATGTAAACTGTTGAATTTGGAGATCTTTGTTCAGCATAACAGCAAAATTTGAgtctatttatttaaagtttggGTGGTTTTGATACTTTTCATTGTAGAAACAGTTGAAACTTTGTATATTATTATGGCTGTCTATTGGATTGGAAGTTAGGACACAGTATTTAATAGAGGTTTCAAGTCCTGGGGATCCCATTTATTCATGCTTGTAAACCTTACAACCTTGGCAAGGTCTTGTAGATCTTGAAAAAGACTTGGTAGCAGTAGCACcctttggatttttttttagaataattttcctaatcaaaataataaattgtgcCAGGAATGATTTGCTTCTAGTTCTTAAGTCCTTTTTAATGCACATGAAATGAATGGTATTGCACTGTGAAATCCTTGATTCTTGTGTTTGACTTGGTTTCTGATATGCAAATTGTATTCTTAAATGTAAGACATTAAAGTAAAGTGGCTTTTAAATAGGTTGGTTAACTTTATAATTCGTTCATGTACGCATGGGGTAAATAGCAAATTTGGTTCTGCGACGATTCTAATAATtagttttctctttctttttttgttacacaTTCACACTAAAAGGAATTTCTGTAAAATGATAATGATCCTATTTGACTAAACTGAAATTACATGACGCGATCTCGTTCTCTCTGTCTGTCTTCCTTTTCTTGCACAAATCACTACCTTCATGTGCAAAAACCAATGTTGCTCTCGTTCAATCTTGGTGACTTGTTCGTTCCATGTCCCTCTTGCTTAACCTTGGTGTCATGCTCGATGTCCCGCCCCCTCAACCTGCAAAATCAGGGACATTTCACTGCTTAAAGgacattttgacatttttcaaacattgggttatttaacattttagaCCTTAAAATGGGTCTTCTAACCAATTGTTTCTCATGAACTGCATTTACCTGAGAGTTACTGGAGAATGACAAACTTGCCTTTAATGACTCATGGTTATGCCATCCAGCACATatgctttaatttttcaagtcTCTTAAGAATGATGACATGTGGGCTCCTTCCCTTCTTTACAAttgtttagtttgatttgaCTTTTTAATCATAAAGTTTCTCTGCATTTAATTTCCTTGCGGGATTGCAAAAATAATGGGTAcaattcttatttttgttcactaTTTCATATCTAACCAGTGCTTTTGATGTAATCAACTTCTCCACAAATTtaacccttttcttttagaaaatgaaaatagggCATGAGATTAGATTCACCTAATGACAAAAATGCTTGCAAAGATTCAATGATAACAACTTCGACTTAGTTCTACggtattgttttaatattaatttcacaattggatttaaaagaaaatttataaatgtgtGAAAACATATACCATtgatttgaaaacataatttttagCAAATGGTTACAATTGATTCTTGGAATTTTAGTGAGAATCCAACTAGAGCTTATTAAACGAAGCTTTAGATAATCACTTTTGGTAGTTTCCTTAGCTCTGTCATTAGTAAATGGTTTTTTCcgtaaacaaattaaaattcttgTCCTTTTGCAATGTTTTTCTTGGAGAGTAACGCGGTGGGCCGAACTGGGCCCATTTGTGgaatactttatttatttattattattctttgaaatagtactttatttatttattaggtAATTATAATGTTCGGTTATTATCGctgagttataatagtttttttttgggtaGATTATTTAGTTTGGATTATAACCGTAGATATTTGTGGTTTGTGGGAgtaaatttttcttattttaatttgaaaaataaatagtaaatttaataaaaaataataaatgtgaaatAGTAAAAGCGGTagcaaatatgaaatattgtAACATATGTGGATTTAAAATAGTGTTTATCATAAATCATTATAGATTAACTTAGTGGTAAAATGAGTTGTCCCTTAAATTAGTATAGACGCGTGTAAACAGACTCCTACCTCATGGATTAGGGAGGTTATTATTATGGTTCAATTACATtgtagtttttattatttaaccaaataaaaatgtatatttttaataaataatatgagTTGACAAGTTAATCATGCTTGCTTGCATATACGAAACATGTCTATGAAtaatattaagtaaaaaactacatttaagaataataaaattgaaatatgaaaagttagaagaaaacaaatctaatttaaaaactGACAATAAAGATACCAACaaagaagatggagaaaaagaaaaaccaataaataaatgatggGTAACTAAATTTTAGACTTGTCCAAGATTTTAAATTCGGTTATGTGTATCTTCTAACTAAATATTCTCATTCCTATTTTATCGTTTCTTATTTCAACTTCTAAGTTTTAGAGGTAACTAAAATCTCAATTTGAAGAACTCTATAATTGGCATATTAggtttaaaaatcaaaccaactAATTAGGTTAAatctgaaaaagaaagattctaacgtatttttttaaataaatgttttagataaaatataactatggagaaaaagaatgaataaaaaatcaattaaaagattttttttatcattcctAAAGTGAACAAAACccaaataatgaaaaaaatgattgaagaaaATCTATTTGTATAAGAAAAGTATATACATTAGTCACTAGAGTCGTGAGTGTTCGATAACCAAGCTAACTActatatacattttataattGCAAGTGAATTTAACTAAgtgataaatgaaatatacaaCTCCAAACTATAACTAACTTTCTTGGTATATGATTGTAGGGTATCTTTGAAAATATGAGATGTCCATTGAGCAAAGTTTTCGACATGGTAAAAGAGATTGAGTTATATAGTATGTCATATAATTCTATTATACGAGAAAGGTTAGTCCACTATTTTTACTCTATGTTGAACTcgtataattttattattcgtaaagaaaaaatcacctaatataattcatttaaagaaaaatgactgATAGATAAATGATATGCACAATATTTAAGgctaaaatttaagaaaaacaatcttatcacaaataaaaagtgtttattttttaaaattatatcttttacGAACTTTCAAGGTATGAATAAGCAAAACATTGTATAGatgaaaatgattatttttttaaaattttgaatataaaaaaagaaaaattgaaataatttacaaaatataataaaattttaccaaTTCCACGTGTATAgggaaaaaaatctattaaaataatatattttgaaaatatgaacaTTTTGATTAAACgaagaataatataaaaagaataaaacctaaaaagataaaaaatgaaaataaataacaataaaaaatattttgatcaaaatatattcacTCTCTCTCAGTctttcatatatatcttttaagcTCTGGCGTTCTCTCGCTCTGTTTTTTCATCATCGTCGACGTCAAAAGAGCTTTTACAATTTCGATCACCGATAAAAGCATCTGCGGTGAGAGTTGCGTTCCGCCGTCGACGGAGAATTTTTCTCGCTCACAAACTTCCGTATTTTTTCATCGTGCTTTTGGAATTTCGTGAGTCTTCGGTTTGCAGCGCTAAGGTACTGAGAAATATAACATAGTTTTCTCTTGTCTGATCGTAAATCCGTCTTTACATTCGTGATTTTTGATCTCGTTCTTCATCGCATTCGCTTTGGCTTTCGTATTTTTTGGCTGATAAAAGAGGACTAGTTACGACTTACGAGCTTACTAGAGAAACTTAGTTATGTGTTCAAGATTGTCTAGCGTATATAATAGAAGTTTTATTTGTCAATGGTGGTTTAATCCGTGGATTTTTCGGGTCCTGTGTTAGTCTAGGAGCAGTAGAGGTtcgtttatttttgttcaaattgaCGGtgaatatagtttattttatatttagctTTTATGGTTTGAGACAGACAATTCTCAGTGGAATGTTCCAATTTCTATCAGATTATCATGTGAGTTGCGGATTGGAATGTTCACCTCTGAGTGCTTTTTAATCTATTGAAGTGAAATTGTTAGTGTTGAGCTAAAATACTGTTTGTTCTCGTgtcttttatttaatgtttttcttgcTGTGTAGTTTGGTTCTGATCATTGATAATATGTAAATTGTTGAAGCACAAAAGTTTGGCAATCTTATGCAATGTTGGATCTCTTGATTATATAGGAAGGTGTTTACTCTATTAGAgctaataaatgataaatggGAAATCGTGGCCAAAAGCGTACTGAAATGGTGGATAGATTACCAGCTGATAAACGAGCATGCAGTTCATTGGAATTCAGACCAAGCTCATCTAGTTCATCTATTCAAATGCACTTGACTTCGACTAATTCAAGTCCTGGCATCCATGACAATGACATGGACACTTCATCTTCTGCTTCTGCGTCTAGTCGTTCAGAGGGCGAACATGATAAGGATTCAGCCTACGGGTCTTGTGATTCTGATGATGCTGAACAAAAACATAGTGATCTTCGGAATTATCATAGACAAAGATCATCAGGTGATCATGGACGATTTAAAAGGCTTTTGACAAGCTTGGGTGAAGAATCTGAGTCATCTGTACAAACAGAACTGCTGAGGGAACTATGTGAGGTTTTATCATTCTGCACGGAGAATTCAATATCGAGTATGACATCAGATTCGTTATCTATAATTCTTGTAAATCTGGTGAAACTTGATAGCGACTCAGATATAGTGCTATTGGCTTTAAGGGCTTTAACTTATTTATGTGATGCTTACCCCAGAGCATCTAGTTTTATAGTTCGTCATGGTGGAGTTCCTGCCTTCTGTAAGAGGCTGGGAGCTATTGAGTACTCGGATGTTGCTGAACAGGTGATACGGTCATGCGCacttaattgttatttttagcTCATTTGTCAAATTATCTTTGAATGCTGAATAGTTTCGCTATATTTTGAAGgactttttgttttaatgtagTGTTTCCAAGCATTGGAAAAAATATCACAGGAACACCCTGTTGCATGCTTAGAGGGTGGTGCAGTTATGgctgttttaacttttattgatttttttcctaCGATCATACAAGTAAGCCATTCCTTTCTGGATGTTAATTCAATCTCGACAGTTTGGTTGAACTCTTGTTCCTATTATTTTGTTCCACGAAATCCCATGATTATAAAGAtcgaaaatttaaaagtcaaatCTGTTTTGGATCAGAGAACGGCGCTTCGTATAGTGGTGAATGTCTGCAAGAAACTTCCTTCTGAGTGTCCACAAAATTTGATTGAGGCTGTTCCTATACTATGCAATCTCCTTCAGTATGATGATGAGGAGGTTTGAATAAACTGACTTGAGTGCTTCATattgctttattttattttatttataaatcttCTCCTTGTTACAATGTCATATTTCAGCTGGTAGAGAATGTGGCTCGATGCATGATTAAAATAGCTGAGTGCGTCCATCAATCCTCTGAGCTTTTGGATGGGCTTTGTCAGCATGGGCTGATTCAACATGCCATTCGCCTAATAAACTTGAATAGCCGGACAACTTTGTCCCAGACCATTTACAATGTAAGTAAAGAATCATACAAGGGACCAGtggttttatattttgtgtgtttttattttagtacaaGGCAGAGGAACGTTTCCCTGTAGCCTCTACTACCATTTTTAAGGAAGAATGGTGAAATGaccattaactttttttttttcaggatTTGCTTGGTGTACTTATCAAACTAGCTTCAGGATCCATTGTTGCTTTTGAAACCCTTTATGAGCTAAACATTA of the Cucumis sativus cultivar 9930 chromosome 3, Cucumber_9930_V3, whole genome shotgun sequence genome contains:
- the LOC101212699 gene encoding nuclear transcription factor Y subunit B-1 isoform X1, with the protein product MADAPASPGGGSHESGEQSPRSNVREQDRFLPIANISRIMKKALPANGKIAKDAKETVQECVSEFISFITSEASDKCQREKRKTINGDDLLWAMATLGFEDYIDPLKTYLTKYRETEGDTKGSAKGGDGSAKKEAHPTPIPQMAHQGSFSQGVNYASSQSQAQHLMVPMQGTD
- the LOC101212699 gene encoding nuclear transcription factor Y subunit B-1 isoform X2, which encodes MADAPASPGGGSHESGEQSPRSNVREQDRFLPIANISRIMKKALPANGKIAKDAKETVQECVSEFISFITSEASDKCQREKRKTINGDDLLWAMATLGFEDYIDPLKTYLTKYREGDTKGSAKGGDGSAKKEAHPTPIPQMAHQGSFSQGVNYASSQSQAQHLMVPMQGTD